A stretch of Plasmodium chabaudi chabaudi strain AS genome assembly, chromosome: 14 DNA encodes these proteins:
- a CDS encoding WD repeat-containing protein, putative, with protein sequence MYIEKLNLSSENAKITSLDFQPNTDLNRLAISSLHQIKIYNIPHYDVNTKNKLKIDLLFVSNDHNLVYINTIRWSYNGKFLASCDSGGTLVCYELDINKNNIKKHNEDIKNSYTKSGNNPFAQTNNNKEEWKMSKCIKIHENGEIFDLSWSRDNEHVVCGVSNGIVYIFNLIKSYVSHKLFVKGTTENIKGVSFHPTNNLIFAQSSDNIMCIWKKVNIYSDQNSMDMIHQQKGCFDINENKNNQTYESGNLKNDFSSSQGIMGREYFEYVYEENMNKKYKNIDTPTIRHIYFDNFGKYASITHIPNNGRNCGILLKVKNQNDQYINKKKIYMDGHGSCMRVAKIGQKIFVDMRKKKLYSLYCQCSDNGVISLWKIFLKRIEKPYTLKNKKNEKKKRDKIGLEKAKMGSNNNINISKEKKNKVNKYAQCFLILQNLLEEQTCAVDLSWSDKHNQLIIGGSNGSVYIVQIDISKLNLEPFYHKEYVQINEIFVRHKRDEKIRIEDEKLIIKNKAIRDKIVGDKLFDKIVQRSFEKNADRIDGKKTIENTGEKKVKNRLTPKIKYLYDEYGNIIENSKSHEVIHILKCTIHPLNDDINKYCDFSFLSFNKKDNINIFSNSKKHTNYLTNKMKQYNSDNFANPHLSSFSSFLNDFLYVIISSIYTILQNCDYIWNIIKKGIAHTLHTQISSFTTAPIPSLFLRSVFYKKEVFLKNFIPNEWSPFFNNICTFFQFNEILQDGRKHFRRCSYDTDDASRDTGANGGESKDRSDNGNRGENNGNQNGEPRNSNSGIGGNGGDGDEEKNRNEKNTNEPDEYSNEDNKNNKVTNNNNTDCKKVEKMSSNTNKKVRKNNKNNTDKQGNNKGVENNNSKKKNCTLINKNKLINSEDNIIKNYNEIINLQSYVIPSNNDQIFASSNSQINTKMIEIIKNSKNSENIKDIDNDIFNIYKNENDKYNGTTSIDHTNYINKYYEGTNNLSHHINSISINMNNDPSKVLENLNNLSDNKITKFIKNISPNKKEKKESKKEKKKVKKQEAQNLGGEKTEGTKQKKSEGKKEKKNEGKKNNKKDSNKVIKGGAEMGNEGKVVKGGKMGKEAKEAKTTKANKGVKDSNETAKSIEIVAEITLNQITEPNDENAPNENNENNETNDQNDQTQTDTQNAPNESNEPNEPNESNEPNEPNEPNAPNESNEPNEPTEPNDPNDPNEPTEENNSTSKKKETSKSQKRNSNKGTKRKSAKNNKKDENGNNSDIEWENFNPHAELFCPIIRKEDNEEEVGYMTYSSPVKFGKETNDSNDLNKQNKNKKRKSVDNINKKKSKNSIEFLSFNDTNENGDNECLDKIMKYNKYEEGEKRNSKIKNENSIFKTEETFDNTKNKEYEEDDDTVENVLKKNSKRMYENMYNSSSVIDKQNYNLKNAHNNLNSSNKYTGEKFMKREAKNSSLNNSTSNIFGRNDYPNEFEAFEIGKEKKKNNNNIYLDNYELSQRNLNNKMSPDYYNHNSHSHLDKYSSVENGQDETNNYHTKKFRSNENENYKYHQSYLKREHNTNLNLIDIKKEEFENGSSMYSQEEYNDPTERYGYNSNEFDKYKEMNFKNKKRKAYNKMINGNTDNFDIHNVYGSNNIDFIRTKKYNDKMNYISKGYNKRSNKKIRIKNNEDIETVYESNQYILDDMYSNDDIIYSNHGEKKKKMKYIHITNDVQYEKYKNKVIIFDNRKENCLICCMCNNNNNLGEKKNYYLLWEDEISGKNIKYTINDNYIFIISYKFNIFLFNIFSINSKLLIHDYVLPVKYIADFVIIKSFNIDGNIYTFFYIHDKKYYYIYQLLNYSSLFLLYSFEISMLNSHVESININIVEKLQNEAILSKSSKKCFKKYKKLFKNRNKKGSIDEKKIKENREENESSEVENDKPTNSETEQTKVTVINKKRKEKNEKDKEKDLSLKELIHSITFYEKLKIGNKSNVKQHKKCNGFFSKKSIKKGKHQYNMSYFHPGGSNKLLTRIPNKIQNFSSQKEKKTKDTTNKEKTKKNYFDIFSNNIHGNDLLYDYIYRKENFYYSYMCIYIFLKNGMIYLLRRNLMKTEVTNENHLPDAYPSEVISMRPHMFEQNGITLISRLDNIYYNKSLYCDIDLLYNSKNDCSDGIHNKAILGTTNTLNRCLANEYFNESKNLIMFDNLMYIQQKGMKNFSSQNKIFNIYDFDISKLMESEDVVEEHETVGHYFDAVVKEEKVNTDDDDDNINKYDKIESNKNNFVSQNRHIKKELNIVSDDFLRAMNISEVFKKNENNSTSHIDTNIYIKTIKYLENQMKYSILIMNKKSFLNYLYAYFSFLVEYLDITRIQQNFQYFMKITLFHLKKYISNFVFFNIDQDTNHEPYWLDTNALLCMNIHFFFLSLFLYYNFLLPIYKILRQKKKKNTHIHKYHSFFRFIKEMHKCMVQIDTVFQRAFHRSLSL encoded by the coding sequence ATGTATATTGAAAAGTTAAACTTGAGTTCAGAAAATGCGAAAATAACCAGTTTAGATTTTCAGCCTAATACTGACTTAAATAGACTAGCTATTTCAAGCTTGcaccaaataaaaatatataatattccaCATTATGAtgtaaatacaaaaaataagttaaaAATTGATTTGTTATTTGTAAGTAATGATCATAATTtagtttatattaatacgaTACGATGGAGTTATAATGGGAAATTTTTGGCTAGCTGTGATAGTGGGGGTACGTTAGTTTGTTATGAACTggacataaataaaaataatattaaaaaacataatgaagatataaaaaatagttacACAAAATCAGGTAATAACCCATTTGcacaaacaaataataataaagaagaaTGGAAAATGAGtaaatgcataaaaatacatgaGAATGGAGaaatttttgatttatcaTGGTCACGCGATAATGAACATGTTGTGTGTGGGGTTTCAAACGGAatagtttatatatttaatttaataaaatcatATGTATCGCATAAACTTTTTGTAAAAGGAACTactgaaaatataaaagggGTTTCCTTTCATCcaacaaataatttaatatttgctCAAAGTAGTGATAATATTATGTGCATATGGAAAAaggtaaatatttattctgATCAAAATAGTATGGATATGATACATCAACAAAAAGGATGTTttgatataaatgaaaataaaaataatcaaactTATGAATCTggaaatttaaaaaatgatttttcaTCTTCACAAGGAATAATGGGAAGagaatattttgaatatgtatatgaagaaaatatgaataaaaaatataaaaatattgatacTCCAACTATTcgtcatatttattttgataacTTTGGGAAATATGCAAGTATTACACACATACCTAATAATGGTAGAAATTGTGGCATCTTActtaaagtaaaaaatcaaaatgatcagtatataaataaaaaaaaaatatacatggATGGACATGGAAGCTGTATGCGAGTTGCTAAGATCggtcaaaaaatatttgtagatatgagaaaaaaaaaattatatagttTATATTGTCAATGTAGTGATAATGGTGTAATATCTTTatggaaaatttttttaaaaagaatCGAAAAGCCTtatactttaaaaaataaaaaaaacgaaaaaaaaaaacgtgATAAAATTGGATTAGAAAAAGCGAAAATGGgtagtaataataacataaatatttctaaagaaaaaaaaaataaagtaaataaatatgcacaatgttttttaattcttcaaaatttattgGAAGAACAAACATGTGCTGTTGACTTAAGTTGGTCTGATAAACATAACCAATTAATAATTGGAGGATCCAATGGATCTGTTTATATTGTACAAATTGATATTAGCAAATTAAATTTGGAACCCTTTTACCATAAAGAATATgtacaaataaatgaaatatttgttaGGCATAAACgagatgaaaaaataaggatagaggatgaaaaattaattataaaaaataaagcaatTAGAGATAAAATCGTAGGAGATAAactttttgataaaattgtCCAGAGaagttttgaaaaaaatgcagATCGAAttgatggaaaaaaaactatagAAAATACtggagaaaaaaaagttaaaaatagattaacaccaaaaattaaatatttatatgatgaatatggaaatataattgaaaattCGAAATCACATGAagttattcatattttaaaatgtacAATACATCCCTTAAATGAtgacataaataaatattgtgatttttctttcttatcatttaataaaaaggataacataaatattttttcaaattccAAAAAGCACACAAACTATTTAACtaacaaaatgaaacaaTACAATTCAGATAACTTTGCCAATCCTCACTTATCCAGCTTTTCTTCCTTCttaaatgattttttatatgtaattaTTAGTTCTATTTATACTATTCTTCAAAATTGTGACTATATTtggaatattataaaaaaaggaatagcCCATACCTTACACACTCAGATCAGTTCCTTCACTACTGCCCCAATTCCCAGTTTGTTCCTTCGAAGTgttttctataaaaaagaagtttttcttaaaaattttataccAAATGAATGGTCCCCATTCTTTAACAATATTTGTACTTTTTTCCAATTCAATGAAATACTTCAAGATGGACGAAAACATTTCCGAAGGTGTTCCTATGACACTGATGATGCCAGTAGAGATACAGGAGCTAATGGAGGGGAAAGTAAAGACCGAAGTGACAATGGGAATAGAGGAGAAAACAATGGAAATCAAAACGGAGAACCACGAAATAGTAATAGTGGTATTGGTGGAAATGGTGGGGATGgagatgaagaaaaaaatcgaaacgaaaaaaatacaaacgAACCGGATGAATATTCAAatgaagataataaaaataataaagtaacaaataataataatacggATTGTAAAAAAGTCGAAAAAATGAGTAgcaatacaaataaaaaagtaagaaaaaataataaaaataataccgATAAACAAGGAAATAACAAAGGggtagaaaataataatagtaaaaaaaaaaattgcacacttataaataaaaataagttaaTTAATAGTGaagataatataattaaaaattataatgaaataataaatttacaaaGTTATGTAATACCATCAAACAATGATCAAATATTTGCAAGTTCAAATAGCCaaattaatacaaaaatgatagaaattataaaaaatagtaaaaattCTGAAAACATTAAAGATATTGATAATgatattttcaatatttataaaaacgaaaatgataaatataatggaACCACTTCAATTGATCATaccaattatataaataaatattatgaaggCACTAATAATTTATCCCATCATATAAATTCTATATCAATTAATATGAACAATGATCCAAGTAAGGTTTTGGagaatttaaataatctgagtgataataaaatcacaaagtttattaaaaatatatctcctaataaaaaagaaaagaaagaatcaaaaaaagaaaaaaaaaaagtgaaaaaacAAGAGGCACAAAATTTAGGTGGAGAAAAAACGGAAGGAACAAAACAGAAAAAGAGTGAAgggaaaaaagaaaaaaaaaatgaaggcaaaaaaaataataaaaaagattcGAATAAAGTAATTAAAGGGGGTGCAGAAATGGGTAACGAAGGTAAAGTTGTTAAAGGAGGAAAAATGGGTAAAGAGGCTAAGGAAGCCAAAACTACGAAAGCGAATAAAGGGGTTAAGGATTCAAATGAGACAGCCAAATCCATTGAGATAGTTGCAGAAATAACACTGAATCAGATAACCGAACCGAACGACGAAAATGCTCCAaacgaaaataatgaaaataacgAAACAAACGATCAAAATGACCAAACACAAACAGACACACAAAATGCCCCAAATGAATCAAACGAGCCAAATGAACCAAATGAGTCAAACGAGCCTAACGAACCCAACGAGCCAAATGCCCCTAATGAATCAAACGAACCAAATGAACCCACTGAACCCAATGATCCTAATGACCCTAATGAGCCAACTGAAGAAAATAACAGCACCTCGAAAAAGAAGGAAACAAGTAAGAGCCAGAAAAGAAATTCCAACAAAGgaacaaaaagaaaatctgcaaaaaataataaaaaagatgaaaatggaaataattcTGATATAGAATGGGAAAACTTTAATCCGCATGCTGAATTGTTTTGTCCAATTATAAGAAAAGAAGataatgaagaagaagTAGGATATATGACATATAGTTCACCTGTTAAGTTTGGAAAAGAAACTAATGATTCAAATGATTtgaataaacaaaataaaaataaaaaaagaaaaagcgtagataatataaataaaaagaaaagtaaAAACAGTATTGAATTCTTATCATTTAATGatacaaatgaaaatggtGATAATGAATGTTTggataaaattatgaaatataacaaatatgaagaaggagaaaaacgaaatagcaaaataaaaaacgaaaatagCATCTTTAAAACAGAAGAAACATttgataatacaaaaaataaagaatatgaaGAAGATGATGATACTGtagaaaatgttttaaaaaaaaatagtaaaaggatgtatgaaaatatgtataactCTAGTAGTGTAATTgacaaacaaaattataatttaaaaaatgcacacaataatttgaattcttcaaataaatatacaggAGAAAAATTCATGAAGCGTGAAGCAAAAAATAGTAGCCTTAATAATAGCACAAGCAATATATTTGGACGAAATGATTACCCTAATGAATTTGAAGCATTCGAAAtaggaaaagaaaaaaaaaaaaataataataacatatatttagatAATTATGAACTATCACAAAGAAATTTAAACAACAAAATGAGCCCtgattattataatcataATTCTCATTCCCATTTAGATAAATATTCTTCAGTTGAAAATGGGCAAGATGAGACAAACAATTAtcacacaaaaaaattcagaTCAAATGAAAACGAAAACTATAAATATCATCAATCTTATTTAAAACGAGAAcataatacaaatttaaatttaattgatattaaaaaagaggAGTTTGAAAATGGAAGTAGTATGTATAGTCAAGAAGAATATAATGATCCAACGGAAAGATATGGATATAATTCCAACgaatttgataaatataaggaaatgaattttaaaaataaaaaaagaaaagcttataataaaatgataaatggGAATACGgataattttgatatacATAATGTGTATGGATCAAATAATATCGATTTTATACGTACtaagaaatataatgataaaatgaattatatttcaaaaggttataataaaagaagtaacaaaaaaatcagaataaaaaataatgaagataTTGAAACAGTTTATGAAAGcaatcaatatattttggatGACATGTACAGTAATGatgatattatatatagcaatcatggtgaaaaaaaaaaaaaaatgaaatatatacacattacTAATGATGTtcaatatgaaaaatataaaaataaagtaatcatttttgataatagaAAAGAGAATTGTTTAATTTGTTGTAtgtgtaataataataataatttaggagaaaaaaaaaattattatttattatgggAAGATGAAATATcaggaaaaaatatcaaatacacaattaatgataattatatatttataataagtTATAAgttcaatatttttctatttaatatttttagtatAAACAGTAAATTACTTATTCATGATTATGTATTACcagttaaatatattgccgattttgttataattaaaagttttaatattgatggaaatatttacacattcttttatatacatgataaaaaatattattatatttatcaattGTTAAACTATTCAAGTCTtttcttattatattcatttgaaATATCAATGCTCAATTCTCATGTTGAATCCATAAATATCAACATTGTGGAGAAGTTACAAAACGAAGCCATCTTAAGCAAAAGTTCCAagaaatgttttaaaaaatacaaaaaactATTCAAAAATAGAAACAAAAAGGGTTCCATTgatgaaaagaaaataaaagaaaatcgAGAAGAAAACGAAAGCAGCGAAGTGGAAAATGATAAACCTACCAACAGCGAAACAGAACAAACAAAAGTAACggtaataaataaaaaacgaaaagaaaaaaatgaaaaagataaagaaaagGATCTATCTTTGAAGGAACTAATACATAGTATtacattttatgaaaaattaaaaattggaaataaatcaaatgtaaaacaacataaaaaatgtaatggttttttttcaaaaaaatcgataaaaaaaggaaaacaTCAATACAATATGTCCTATTTCCATCCAGGGGGTTccaataaattattaactcGTAtaccaaataaaatacaaaatttttcaagtcaaaaagaaaaaaaaacaaaagataCTACaaacaaagaaaaaacaaaaaaaaactattttgatatattttcaaataatatacacgGAAACGATTTATTgtatgattatatatataggaaagaaaatttttattatagctatatgtgtatatatatttttttaaaaaatggaatgaTATATCTCTTACGAAGGAATCTAATGAAAACAGAAGTAACAAATGAAAACCATCTTCCTGATGCATATCCATCTGAGGTAATATCAATGAGACCACATATGTTTGAACAAAATGGGATAACTTTAATATCTCGATTggataatatttattacaatAAATCGCTATATTGTGATATAgatcttttatataatagtaaGAATGATTGTTCGGACGGAATACATAATAAAGCAATTTTAGGAACTACTAACACATTAAATAGATGCTTAGCAAATGAATATTTCAATGaaagtaaaaatttaattatgttCGATAACttaatgtatatacaaCAAAAAGGAATGAAAAACTTTTCatcacaaaataaaatatttaatatatatgattttgATATTAGCAAATTAATGGAATCTGAAGATGTTGTTGAAGAACATGAAACTGTAGGACATTATTTTGACGCCGTTGTAAAGGAAGAAAAAGTTAATACcgatgatgatgatgataatataaataaatatgacaAAATAGAaagtaacaaaaataacttCGTTTCACAAAATAggcatattaaaaaagagtTAAACATAGTGAGTGATGATTTTCTTCGTGCTATGAATATTTCAGAagtattcaaaaaaaatgaaaataattcaacTTCCCATATagatacaaatatttatataaaaactataaaatatttagaaaatcaaatgaaatatagtatattaattatgaacaaaaaatcatttttaaattatttatatgcctATTTTAGCTTTTTAGTAGAATATTTAGATATTACAAGGATTCAACAAAACtttcaatattttatgaaaataactttatttcatttaaaaaaatatatttcaaattttgtatttttcaatattgATCAAGATACAAATCATGAACCATATTGGTTAGATACAAATGCATTATTATGCatgaatattcattttttctttttatctttgttcttatattataattttctattacctatatataaaattttacgacaaaaaaaaaaaaaaaatacacacattcataaatatcattctttttttcgttttataaaagaaatgcaTAAATGTATGGTCCAAATTGATACTGTTTTTCAACGAGCCTTTCATCGATCATTATCTTTGTAG